The Salvelinus fontinalis isolate EN_2023a unplaced genomic scaffold, ASM2944872v1 scaffold_0955, whole genome shotgun sequence genome includes a window with the following:
- the LOC129847817 gene encoding cysteine and glycine-rich protein 2: MSNWGGGNKCGACQGTVYHAEEVQCDGKSFHKCCFLCMVCRKGLDSNNVAIHDTEIYCKSCYGKKYGPKGYGYGQGAGTLSMDRGERLGIKPEETQCHRPTTNPNPSKFAQKFGGSDKCGRCGESVYAAEKIVGAGKPWHKNCFRCAKCGKSLESTTQTEKDGEIYCKACYAKNFGPKGFGYGQGAGALVHAQ; this comes from the exons ATGTCAAACTGGGGAGGAGGTAACAAGTGTGGTGCCTGTCAGGGGACGGTGTACCATGCCGAGGAGGTGCAGTGTGATGGGAAGAGCTTCCACAAATGCTGCTTCCTGTGCA TGGTCTGCAGAAAGGGTTTAGACAGCAACAATGTGGCCATCCACGACACTGAGATCTACTGCAAGTCCTGCTATGGGAAGAAGTACGGCCCCAAGGGCTACGGCTACGGTCAGGGAGCTGGGACACTCAGCATGGACcgtggagagagactggggatcAAACCAGAGGA GACCCAGTGTCACAGACCCACCACCAACCCCAACCCCTCCAAATTCGCCCAGAAGTTCGGGGGCTCGGATAAGTGTGGCCGGTGTGGGGAGTCGGTGTACGCTGCGGAGAAGATCGTGGGGGCAGGCAAG CCTTGGCATAAGAACTGCTTCCGCTGTGCCAAGTGTGGGAAGAGCCTGGAGTCTACCACCCagacagagaaagatggagagatctACTGCAAAG CATGTTACGCAAAGAACTTTGGACCCAAAGGATTTGGTTATGGCCAGGGAGCTGGAGCTCTGGTGCATGCCCAATGA